TGCTGCTCGATTGCCTTTGCGCCGTGACTGAAGCCCCCGAAAAGTATCCCGGCCTGCCGATGGGCGCCCGTGCGGTGCAAATCGCCGACGGCGGTCTGAGCACCTACTTCCTCACGACGTTTGGTCGAGCGCCGCGGGTGACTGTGTGCGCGTGCGAGGCCAAAAGCGAGCCGACCCTCTCGCAAGCCCTCCATCTGTTAAACGGCTCGGCCGTGCAAGACAAAATCGTGCAAGGCAAGCTGGTGGAGACGATGCTCGACGGCGGCAAGCAGCCAAACGAAGTAGTCGACGAGATTTACCTCCGCTGTCTCGGCCGCAAGCCGACGGCGGCGGAGGCGACGCGGCTGGCAGAACTTTACGGCGCCGGCGAGAAGCCCGTGGGCGAGTTGCAGGACGTGTTTTGGGCGGTGCTTAATTCACGCGAGTTTTTGTTTAACAAGTAATTAGTAGAAGACCAACCGCCAAGGACGCCAAGAGCGCCAAGGGGATGCCGTTGAATTCAATCACGACGGCACGACGGACACGGCGGATAGACTTAGTGAATATAGGAACCACGAATCACGCGAATTGACGCGAATCGAGAAAGAGCGGAAGAAACAGGCTGACGTTATTCGCGGAGATTCGCGCGATTCGCGGTCAACTCCCCGTACTTCCTTGGCGTCCTTGGCGGTTCAAAAGCACCTCCGCAACTGATCGACCGCTACGAGCAACTAAAGTCATGAGTTTACGAATGAATCTGTTTTTGAACCGCGGACGAAAAGCTGTCGTTAGCGCGATCGCCCTCGGCTGTTGCACTGCTTTTGCTAGCCTTTCGCAGGCCGACGATGCCGCGGAGAAGATCACCTATGCCGATCACATTCAGCCGATTTTCCGCCAGCACTGCTTCGCCTGCCACGGGCCCGATACGAAGAAGAACGACCTCGGGCTCGATTCGTACGCCAACGCGATGACCGGCGGGGCCAGCGGCGAGGTGCTCTTCGCTGAAGATCTCAGCAGCTCGCAACTCTGGCTGATGGTAACTCACGAGATTTCCCCCTCGATGCCGCCCGGCGGCGCGAAGCTCCCCGACGCCGAGTTGGACATGATTCGTAAGTGGATCGAAGGGGGCCTCCTGGAAAAGGGCGATTCGCAAAAGCGGGCGCCGAAGAAAAACGCCGTCGCTGCGTTCACGCCTTCGGCCGACAATCGTCCCACCGGTGAGCCAGCGATGCCGCAAGGCCTGCTGCGCGAGCCGGTGCTTCATGCCGACCATCGCGGCGCGGCAACTTCGCTCGCCGTCAGTCCGTGGGCGCCCGTCGCGGCCGTTGGCGCTCCGTTCCAAATTTCGCTCTACAACACCGACTCAGGCGAGCACCTCGGCGTGCTGCCGTTCGTCGAGGGGATGCCGTTCGTCCTGCAGTTCAGTCGCGACGGAAGCATGTTGCTTGCCGCCGGCGGCGAATCGGCCGCTCGTGGCTTGGCCGTCCTCTATGACGTGAAAACTGGCAAGCGGCTGACCGCCGTCGGCGACGAACTCGACGCCGTGATTGCCGCCGACCTTCGCGCCGACCACGGTCTCATTGCGATCGGCGGACCGCGCAAGGTAGTTCGCGTCTACCGCGTTGCCGACGGTTCGCTCGCTTACGAGATCACGAAGCATACCGACTGGATCACGGCCCTCGAATTCAGCCCCGACGGCAAATTCCTTGTCACCGGCGACCGTAGCGGCGGCCTGCTGCTGTGGGACGCCGAGACCGGCCGCGAGCGCGGCGACCTCCGCGGTCACGCCGAGCAAATCACCAGTGTTTCCTGGCGCGGCGATAGCGCTGTCGTTGCGTCGTCCAGCGAGGACGACACCGTGCGGCTCTGGCAACTCGACGCTCAGCAGATCAAAAGCTGGGCGGCTAACGGCGGCGGCGTTGCTTCAGTCCGTTTCTCGGCAGCAGGCGATCTGACGACGACTGGCCGCGATCAGGTCGTAAAACTCTGGAAGGCCGATGGCGCCCATATTCGCGACCTGACGACGCTCGAGGATCTCGGCCTCGCCGCGCGGTTTACGCACGACGGCGCCCGCGTCGTCGCTTCCGACTGGCGCGGCAATGTGCGGGTGCTCAATGCTGCTGACGGAGCCCAAGTGGCGGCGTTCGATCCCAATCCGCCGACCGTCGCAACTCGCTTGGCAGCCGTCGAAACCGAGGTCGGCCAGCTGCGCACTGAAGCGCAAGCCGCGAGCGAAGGGCTCGTATCCGTCCAATCGCAAGTTGCCGCTGCCGAAGCGGCGCTCGCCAACGCCCGCGCAGCAGCTGAAAGCCAAACCAAATTGCAAGCCGAGAAGGCCGCCCAGCTAGTCGATGCCGAACAGCGTTTGGCCGCCGTAGCCGCGGAGAAAGCTGCAGTCGACAAAGCAGCGACGGCGATGATCGAACAGCTTAGCGCCGCCCAGCAGGAACTCGTCGTCGCTGAAACGGGCGCCGGCGCCGTTCGCGAGACGGTGAAGGCAACCCAGGCCGACGTTGCCAAGCAAGAAGGCGTCGCCGCCGCCGCTGCCGAGCAACTCGCCGCCATCCAGAAGCAAGTCGCCGAGGCTCAGGCGGCGCTCAAGACCCTCAGCGACTCGCTTGCCGCCCAAAGCCAAGGCGCCGCCGAGGCCGACGCGAAGGTTGCCGAAGTCCAGGGAAAAATCGACGACCTCGAACGTCAGAATGCCGAACTCGAAGCGATCCGCAAGCTGCGGGAAGAGCACGCCACGGCCAAGTGACGCCGCTGGCGAGGCCGCTCGACGGCGAAGATTCCATGAAGCTCCTCTCTCGACGAGTTTCAGGCAAAAAGCGTCGCCCTGCTGTTGAAAACAGACGTTCCGCGTTAGATGATGGGAGGGCGGCGGTTTTCTTCTCCCATGGGCGACGCAGGATCGCGTCGTAGTTCGCCGATGAGTAAGCGTGCCAAAGTTGCGCTGCTGATTGACACCGCCACGACGTGGGGCTCCGGCCTCATCGAGGGGATCGCGGAGTACGCCCACGCTCACGAGGATTGGCAGTGCTTCCTCGGCCCGCGCGGCAAATACGACCGCTCGATTCTCCCCGACAATTGGGACGGCGACGGGGTGATCGCCCGCGTCACCAACCAGGAACTGGCCGACCAGCTGATTGCCAAACGGATTCCGGCGGTGAACGTTTCTTGGTACCGCTACGGCGAAGGGCAGATCGCCCGCTGCACCTGTGACGAGGAGAATATCGCCGAGTTGGCGGCCAACTACTTCATCGATCGCGGCTTTCGGCAATTTGCGTACTGCCCGTCGACCACTCGGCCGAATTACGTCGATCGCTTCGGTCAGGCGTTCATCGAATCCCTGCGGCGCCGCACCTTCCCGTGCCATGCCTTCGTGCCGGAGCCGGGGATTGATAATTTCTTCCCAACCGCCTCGGAACTGGCGCGGATGGTGGAGTGGCTGCAATTGCTGCCGAAGCCGGTCGGCCTGCTGGCGTTCGATAGCGTTCAAGCGCGGCAAGTCACCGAATCGTGCCACTTGGCGAAGATCGATGTGCCGCATGAAGTGGCGGTTCTCGGCGGCGAGCACGATTTGCTGAGCTGTACGATCTCCAGCCCGCAGCTGTCGAGCATCGACCACTCGCCGCGTCAGGTAGGCTGGGCCGCCGCCCAACTGCTCTCGCGATTGATTGCCGGCGAAGAAGCCCCGCGCGAGCCGATTTACGTCCCGGCGACGCGCGTCATTACCCGCCAATCGACCGACACTGTCGCGGTGAACGACGATCTTTTGGCGCTGGCCCTCGATTTCATTAAGCAGCACAGCCATCGCCACATTCAGGTGACCGACATTCTCCGCGAGGTGCCGATCAGCCGCCGGGCACTGGAGAAGGGCTTCCGAAAATGCCTGGGGCGTTCGCCCGCTCAGGAGATCCGCCGAGTTCGCGTCGACCACGCGGTTCAGCTCCTGTGCGACACCTCTTGGGCGATGCCGCGAATCGCCGTCGCGTGCGGATTCGAGCGGTCGGAGCTGCTCACGCGGGCCTTCCGTCGCGAATTGAAAACGACGCCGTCGGAGTTCCGCAAACAGCATCGCAAAGACCGCCAGGAACAGGCG
This sequence is a window from Lacipirellula parvula. Protein-coding genes within it:
- a CDS encoding c-type cytochrome domain-containing protein; this encodes MNLFLNRGRKAVVSAIALGCCTAFASLSQADDAAEKITYADHIQPIFRQHCFACHGPDTKKNDLGLDSYANAMTGGASGEVLFAEDLSSSQLWLMVTHEISPSMPPGGAKLPDAELDMIRKWIEGGLLEKGDSQKRAPKKNAVAAFTPSADNRPTGEPAMPQGLLREPVLHADHRGAATSLAVSPWAPVAAVGAPFQISLYNTDSGEHLGVLPFVEGMPFVLQFSRDGSMLLAAGGESAARGLAVLYDVKTGKRLTAVGDELDAVIAADLRADHGLIAIGGPRKVVRVYRVADGSLAYEITKHTDWITALEFSPDGKFLVTGDRSGGLLLWDAETGRERGDLRGHAEQITSVSWRGDSAVVASSSEDDTVRLWQLDAQQIKSWAANGGGVASVRFSAAGDLTTTGRDQVVKLWKADGAHIRDLTTLEDLGLAARFTHDGARVVASDWRGNVRVLNAADGAQVAAFDPNPPTVATRLAAVETEVGQLRTEAQAASEGLVSVQSQVAAAEAALANARAAAESQTKLQAEKAAQLVDAEQRLAAVAAEKAAVDKAATAMIEQLSAAQQELVVAETGAGAVRETVKATQADVAKQEGVAAAAAEQLAAIQKQVAEAQAALKTLSDSLAAQSQGAAEADAKVAEVQGKIDDLERQNAELEAIRKLREEHATAK
- a CDS encoding xylose operon transcription regulator XylR; amino-acid sequence: MSKRAKVALLIDTATTWGSGLIEGIAEYAHAHEDWQCFLGPRGKYDRSILPDNWDGDGVIARVTNQELADQLIAKRIPAVNVSWYRYGEGQIARCTCDEENIAELAANYFIDRGFRQFAYCPSTTRPNYVDRFGQAFIESLRRRTFPCHAFVPEPGIDNFFPTASELARMVEWLQLLPKPVGLLAFDSVQARQVTESCHLAKIDVPHEVAVLGGEHDLLSCTISSPQLSSIDHSPRQVGWAAAQLLSRLIAGEEAPREPIYVPATRVITRQSTDTVAVNDDLLALALDFIKQHSHRHIQVTDILREVPISRRALEKGFRKCLGRSPAQEIRRVRVDHAVQLLCDTSWAMPRIAVACGFERSELLTRAFRRELKTTPSEFRKQHRKDRQEQAAR